The Marinomonas sp. CT5 genome contains the following window.
CGTTGGATTAGGTGCGGCCTTGCATGGTTATGTACCAGTCTCTTGGCTGGAAGGTAATCTTGGTGATGGCCAATGGTGGTCTGTGCCTTTGGCTGTGCTGCTTGGTATTCCGCTTTATTCAAATGCCACGGGCGTGATTCCTATTATGGAAAGTTTGATCACTAAAGGTCTGCCAATTGGTACCACTATGGCGTTTTGCATGAGCACCGTTGCAGCCAGCTTTCCAGAGTTTATTTTGCTTAAACAGGTGATGACGTGGAAACTGCTTGCCATCATTCTGGTGATGCTACTTTTCTCCTTCACTTTAGTGGGGTGGATTTTGAACCTTGTTAACTGAAAAGCTAATCAAAAAAGGAATAATCAAATGAAACAAGTCAAAGTGTTAGGTAGTGGGTGTAGTAAATGTGTGAAAACGGCTGAACTTATCAAAGCGGTCGCAGCGGAAAACGAAGTGCCAGTGAATGTAGAGAAAGAAACCAGCGCCGAAGTCATCATGAGTTATGGTGTGATGAGTACGCCTGCCGTAGTGATAAACGAGGTTGTTGTGCATTACGGCTCTATTCCTGATAAGAAAAAAATACAAAGCTGGTTTTAACCGATGAATTTCTTAATTT
Protein-coding sequences here:
- a CDS encoding thioredoxin family protein, producing the protein MKQVKVLGSGCSKCVKTAELIKAVAAENEVPVNVEKETSAEVIMSYGVMSTPAVVINEVVVHYGSIPDKKKIQSWF